The nucleotide sequence TTCGCCCAGCGCGGTGGTCAGGATGGCGAAACCCAGTCCAAACAGCAGCAGGGTGCGGGCAATCTGGCCGAGGGTGATGCCGCAGGTGCGGATCACCGTGTATTCACTGGAGCTGGCCAGCTGGGTCATGGCCACCATGCCGCCGATCAGCACCGCCAGCGGCATCAGCTCGTAAGCATGGCCGGGAGCCTGCATGGCGATATAGGCCAGCATCTTGCCAATGTGGTAGCCGCCCTGGTTCAGATCCGGCACTTCATGGATGATGTCGAAAAACCCGTAAAGGCCCAGCAGGGCTGCCAGGGTAAACAGCGTGGACTGGGTCAGCGCGCTGATGATGTAGCGATAAATCAGTTTCATCGGGCTCTGTGCTTGTGCAGGAAGTATTTCAGGGTCTGGCGCACGGTATTGGCCGGGCGGTCGCGGTATTTCAGCAGCAAAACGGCAATGATCAGCACAATGACATGCACCACCAGAATGCTGGCCATGCCCACCTTGCCCTGGGTAATCCAGTTGCGCACCAGGGTCAGGCTGTTCTGGTAGAGGAAGAAGCCGAGCAGGGCGACGACCAGATTATGGGCATGGCCGCTGCGTGGATTGTAGTAGGACAAGGGAATGGCCAGGAAAGCCAGCACCAGGCAGCTTAGCGGCATGGACAGGCGCCATACCAGCTCCGAGCGATAGGCCGGGTCGCTGCTGCCAATCAGCGTGCTGGTGCTTTGCGCCTGACGGTTGTTCGGGCGCGAGGCCAGCTTCTGGTTATTGCCCACGACCACGCTATAGCGCTTGAAGCTGCCGACTTCGTAGTTGGACTGGCCTGGCTCGCCCACGTAGCGCCGGCCATCTTCCAGCACCAGCACCCGCTCGTTGTCATCGTTGACGGTAATGTAGCCGCGCTTGGCAAAGATGCTGGATACTTTGCCCTCGCTCATGTCCTGCATGAAGATGTTGGTGGCCGAGCCATGCTCGCCGCCATAGCTTTCGATGAAGTACACCTTGCTGCCAGAGCCACTTTCCTTGAATACGCCCGGCGCAATGGCGCTGATCTCTTCGCGCCGCTTGAGGATTTCGGCATAGACTTGGCTGCGTTCTTCTGCCCAGGGTGCGATATACAGCGAGACAATGCCCACCAGCAGGGCCAGCGGAATGGTAAAACGCATCACCGGCCACACCCAGTCGCGCAGCGACAGGCCAGAAGACAGCCAGACCGCCATTTCGTGATCGCGCCAGATACGGGTCATCACCACCAGCACGGTGACGAAAACGGTGAGGATCATCAGCAGCGGAAACAGGCCGAGCGCCCAGAAACCGATCAGTGCAGTAACCGCCTCGTTGGCGATTTGCCCTTCGGCGGCGCGGCCCAGCAAATTGATCGCCTGGGTGGAGAGAATGATGGCCAGCAGGACGACAAATACGCCCAGGGCGGTAAAAGTCAATTCTCGGGTCAGGCTTTTACGAAAAACCATTTATCAGTGCCTTTTTGACTTTTTGTGACTAGCGTAGTGATAATTTGATTTGATAACTCTGAAACGCCGTTTTCGGCAAATTTCGGGATGGACGCAGCTTCTGTCTTCGCCTGCTACAGGCAGGGCTTTCCGGCACAAAAAACGGTGCAG is from Aquitalea aquatilis and encodes:
- the lptF gene encoding LPS export ABC transporter permease LptF; this encodes MVFRKSLTRELTFTALGVFVVLLAIILSTQAINLLGRAAEGQIANEAVTALIGFWALGLFPLLMILTVFVTVLVVMTRIWRDHEMAVWLSSGLSLRDWVWPVMRFTIPLALLVGIVSLYIAPWAEERSQVYAEILKRREEISAIAPGVFKESGSGSKVYFIESYGGEHGSATNIFMQDMSEGKVSSIFAKRGYITVNDDNERVLVLEDGRRYVGEPGQSNYEVGSFKRYSVVVGNNQKLASRPNNRQAQSTSTLIGSSDPAYRSELVWRLSMPLSCLVLAFLAIPLSYYNPRSGHAHNLVVALLGFFLYQNSLTLVRNWITQGKVGMASILVVHVIVLIIAVLLLKYRDRPANTVRQTLKYFLHKHRAR